The proteins below come from a single Xiphophorus couchianus chromosome 20, X_couchianus-1.0, whole genome shotgun sequence genomic window:
- the unm_sa1614 gene encoding arf-GAP with SH3 domain, ANK repeat and PH domain-containing protein 2 isoform X1 has protein sequence MPECVSVSEFVHEVQEDWSSPTTSSFTSKMINCRNTIYLLEEALDSDRLVLQKMKKAAKAKYASGQDHVSHLEQYINSMEKLAVNCHSNGETEVGSAFCRLADFSKELLSPMKNLLKSMLHNINFFLDSLVKGDLREVKGDLKKPFERAWRDYESRFKQVEKEKRELARQYGMVRSEVSGGEIAEELEKERRSFQLSMCEYLIKVNEIKTKRGVDLLQNLIKHYHSQNNFLQECVSTTQRLKQYIEELNIVLNMVKQRQEEEKKQLCNIRDQLRPVVHTEQDSLPKQVYSMHQLLGDKQYGTERTGFLYKKSDGLRKMWQKRKCSVHNCYLTIAHATPNKPPTRLNLLTCQVKPSVEDKKCFDLISHNRTYHFLAEDEAECVAWISVLSNSKQEALSMALDGGRQGGGGGENSVEDLTRAITDDIRRMPGNNYCCDCGAPEPGWVSTNLGILTCIECSGIHREMGVHVSRIKSLSLDSLGTSDLLLARNVGNSGFNDILEANLISPSQKPSQHSHMGERKDFILSKYQDVHFVRRFGSSSAALRLGLQEATKSCDIYSLIQLYAQRAELSQPLHTHIQEKGETALHLAVLFADRTSLHILDFLAQNWFSLFSSSNVDVQTSAGNTALHYSCLHNKSDCVKLLLRARANIHIKNELGETALDVSRRLKHSECEALLQQAQSNQFNHHVHVEYEWRLRHDDLYDSDDDFDDRNGPVKKERSSSSSSSVFTPSFSFSSRPFSFSQSSTSTTSSCSVAAPSSGGPGAGLLSVGRRLAMAMDLHSRPTGSAPSPPPPPPSSPAPPLPPRVKAPCIPPPPPPAGGDGVRDEEEEEAEVFFPTSGNRKTTPPPPIAARHKRTCSESNKQDHGLPSSPRIYSGPDSSFKKCVPSSPLSSLTERPDRGFRRTESEGSASHFLYPASKAPPNGSPISQRSQSFESDGRGPTPLPLPRRSLPRGSASRRAQALYDCQADHHDELSFSEGQVLVVLGQEDSEWWHGYIEDEPDQRGLFPASFVQLLSD, from the exons ATGCCGGAGTGCGTGTCGGTGTCGGAGTTTGTGCATGAGGTTCAGGAGGACTGGAGCTCTcccaccacctcctccttcACCTCCAAGATGATCAACTGCAGGAACACCATCTACCTGCTGGAGGAG GCTCTGGACAGCGACCGGTTGGTGTTGCAGAAGATGAAGAAAGCTGCAAAGGCCAAGTATGCTTCAGGGCAAG aTCATGTATCTCACCTGGAGCAGTACATCAACTCGATGGAGAAGCTCGCAGTAAACTGCCACTCAAATGGAGAGACGGAGGTCGGCTCGGCCTTCTGCCGCCTGGCGGACTTTTCCAAAGAACTTCTGTCTCCAATGAAAAATCTG cTGAAGAGCATGCTCCACAACATCAACTTCTTCCTGGACTCTTTGGTTAAAGGAGACCTGCGGGAGGTGAAGGGG GATCTGAAGAAACCATTTGAGAGAGCATGGCGGGATTATGAAAGCAGATT CAAGCAGGTGGAGAAGGAGAAAAGGGAGTTAGCGCGACAGTACGGGATGGTTCGGAGCGAGGTGAGCGGAGGAGAAATCGCTGAGGAGCTTGAGAAGGAGAGGCGCTCCTTCCAGCTGAGCATGTGTGAG TATCTCATTAAGGTGAAcgagataaaaacaaagagaggagTCGACCTGCTGCAGAACCTCATTAAGCACTACCACAGTCAAAACAA TTTCTTGCAGGAGTGTGTATCCACCACTCAGAGGCTGAAGCAGTACATCGAGGAGCTGAACATTGTGCTGAACATG GTGAAGCAGCgtcaggaggaggagaagaagcaGCTGTGCAACATCAGGGATCAGCTTAGGCCAGTCGTCCACACAGAGCAG GACTCGTTACCTAAGCAGGTGTACAGTATGCATCAACTTCTGGGAGATAAACAATACGGAACAGAGAGAACAGGATTCCTCTACAAGAAGAGCGACGG gttGAGAAAAATGTGGCAGAAGAGGAAATGTTCAGTTCACAACTGTTACCTGACTATTGCACATGCTACA ccAAATAAACCTCCGACCCGACTAAACCTGCTTACCTGTCAGGTGAAACCCAGCGTGGAGGACAAGAAATGCTTCGACCTTATCTCCC ATAATCGGACCTATCATTTCCTGGCTGAGGATGAAGCTGAGTGTGTTGC ATGGATCTCGGTACTCAGTAACAGTAAGCAGGAGGCTCTCAGCATGGCCCTGGACGGGGGCAGGCAGGGGGGCGGTGGGGGTGAAAACAGTGTGGAGGATCTGACCCGGGCCATCACTGATGACATCCGCAGAATGCCGGGAAACAACTACTGCTGTGACTGTGGCGCTCCAG AACCTGGATGGGTCTCAACAAATCTAGGCATCCTGACCTGTATCGAATGTTCAGGGATCCACAGGGAGATGGGCGTCCATGTGTCCAGGATCAAGTCTCTGAGCTTGGACAGCCTGGGAACCTCAGACCTACTA CTGGCCCGAAATGTTGGAAACTCTGGCTTTAATGACATATTGGAGGCAAATCTGATTAGTCCGTCACAGAAGCCCTCCCAGCACAGCCATAT GGGGGAGCGCAAGGATTTCATATTGTCAAAGTATCAGGACGTTCATTTTGTGAGGAGGTTCGGCAGTTCTTCTGCAGCGCTGCGACTGGGCCTGCAGGAGGCAACCAAGAGCTGTGACATCTACAGCCTGATCCAGCTGTACGCTCAGAGGGCGGAGCTAAGCCAGCCCTTGCACACCCACATACAG GAGAAAGGGGAGACAGCTCTGCATTTAGCCGTTCTGTTTGCTGACAGGACATCGCTGCACATCCTGGATTTTCTGGCCCAGAACTG gttttctcttttttccagtTCCAATGTGGATGTACAAACATCAGCAGGAAACACTGCGCTGCACTACAGCTGCCTGCATAACAAGAGTGACTgtgtgaagctgctgctgagagCCCGAGCAAACATACACATCA AGAATGAGTTGGGAGAAACTGCTCTGGATGTGAGCCGCCGACTGAAGCACAGTGAATGTGAGGCGCTG ctgcagcaggccCAGTCCAACCAGTTTAACCATCACGTCCATGTGGAGTATGAGTGGAGGCTTCGTCATGATGATCTGTACGACAGTGATGACGACTTTGATGACAGG AATGGTCCAGTAAAGAAGGAGcgctcctcatcttcatcatcctcaGTCTTCACCCCGTcgttctccttctcctcccgTCCTTTCAGCTTCAGTCAgtcctccacctccaccacctcctcctgctCCGTTGCCGCCCCGTCCTCCGGAGGACCAGGAGCCGGCCTCCTCAGCGTGGGGAGGAGGCTGGCCATGGCCATGGATCTGCACAGCCGACCAACTGGCTCGGCCCCCAGCCCTCCACCTCCGCCTCCGTCCTCCCCCGCTCCTCCACTGCCGCcccgggtcaaag CCCCTTGTATTCCCCCTCCTCCGCCTCCGGCTGGGGGTGATGGAGtgagggatgaagaggaggaagaggcggaGGTTTTCTTCCCCACGTCAGGAAACAGAAAGACAACACCTCCCCCTCCCATCGCTGCCCGGCACAAGAGGACCTGCTCTGAGTCTAATAAGCAGG aTCATGGGTTGCCATCCAGTCCCAGGATTTACAGTGGTCCAGACTCCTCCTTCAAGAAGTGTGT TCCATCTTCTCCTCTCAGCTCGCTGACGGAACGACCAGACAGAG GTTTTCGACGGACAGAAAGTGAAGGTAGCGCCTCGCATTTCCTGTACCCGGCCAGTAAAGCGCCTCCGAATGGATCTCCAATCAGCCAGCGCTCTCAGAGCTTTGAGAGCGACGGCAGAGGCCCCACCCCTCTGCCGCTTCCTCGCAGATCACTG CCTCGTGGATCAGCCAGTCGGCGGGCTCAGGCTCTGTATGACTGCCAAGCAGACCACCATGATGAACTGAGTTTCTCCGAGGGTCAGGTGTTGGTGGTTCTTGGGCAGGAGGACAGCGAATGGTGG CATGGCTATATAGAAGATGAACCAGACCAAAGAGGTTTGTTTCCAGCCTCTTTCGTccagctgctctctgattgA
- the unm_sa1614 gene encoding arf-GAP with SH3 domain, ANK repeat and PH domain-containing protein 2 isoform X2, protein MPECVSVSEFVHEVQEDWSSPTTSSFTSKMINCRNTIYLLEEALDSDRLVLQKMKKAAKAKYASGQDHVSHLEQYINSMEKLAVNCHSNGETEVGSAFCRLADFSKELLSPMKNLLKSMLHNINFFLDSLVKGDLREVKGDLKKPFERAWRDYESRFKQVEKEKRELARQYGMVRSEVSGGEIAEELEKERRSFQLSMCEYLIKVNEIKTKRGVDLLQNLIKHYHSQNNFLQECVSTTQRLKQYIEELNIVLNMVKQRQEEEKKQLCNIRDQLRPVVHTEQDSLPKQVYSMHQLLGDKQYGTERTGFLYKKSDGLRKMWQKRKCSVHNCYLTIAHATPNKPPTRLNLLTCQVKPSVEDKKCFDLISHNRTYHFLAEDEAECVAWISVLSNSKQEALSMALDGGRQGGGGGENSVEDLTRAITDDIRRMPGNNYCCDCGAPEPGWVSTNLGILTCIECSGIHREMGVHVSRIKSLSLDSLGTSDLLLARNVGNSGFNDILEANLISPSQKPSQHSHMGERKDFILSKYQDVHFVRRFGSSSAALRLGLQEATKSCDIYSLIQLYAQRAELSQPLHTHIQEKGETALHLAVLFADRTSLHILDFLAQNCSNVDVQTSAGNTALHYSCLHNKSDCVKLLLRARANIHIKNELGETALDVSRRLKHSECEALLQQAQSNQFNHHVHVEYEWRLRHDDLYDSDDDFDDRNGPVKKERSSSSSSSVFTPSFSFSSRPFSFSQSSTSTTSSCSVAAPSSGGPGAGLLSVGRRLAMAMDLHSRPTGSAPSPPPPPPSSPAPPLPPRVKAPCIPPPPPPAGGDGVRDEEEEEAEVFFPTSGNRKTTPPPPIAARHKRTCSESNKQDHGLPSSPRIYSGPDSSFKKCVPSSPLSSLTERPDRGFRRTESEGSASHFLYPASKAPPNGSPISQRSQSFESDGRGPTPLPLPRRSLPRGSASRRAQALYDCQADHHDELSFSEGQVLVVLGQEDSEWWHGYIEDEPDQRGLFPASFVQLLSD, encoded by the exons ATGCCGGAGTGCGTGTCGGTGTCGGAGTTTGTGCATGAGGTTCAGGAGGACTGGAGCTCTcccaccacctcctccttcACCTCCAAGATGATCAACTGCAGGAACACCATCTACCTGCTGGAGGAG GCTCTGGACAGCGACCGGTTGGTGTTGCAGAAGATGAAGAAAGCTGCAAAGGCCAAGTATGCTTCAGGGCAAG aTCATGTATCTCACCTGGAGCAGTACATCAACTCGATGGAGAAGCTCGCAGTAAACTGCCACTCAAATGGAGAGACGGAGGTCGGCTCGGCCTTCTGCCGCCTGGCGGACTTTTCCAAAGAACTTCTGTCTCCAATGAAAAATCTG cTGAAGAGCATGCTCCACAACATCAACTTCTTCCTGGACTCTTTGGTTAAAGGAGACCTGCGGGAGGTGAAGGGG GATCTGAAGAAACCATTTGAGAGAGCATGGCGGGATTATGAAAGCAGATT CAAGCAGGTGGAGAAGGAGAAAAGGGAGTTAGCGCGACAGTACGGGATGGTTCGGAGCGAGGTGAGCGGAGGAGAAATCGCTGAGGAGCTTGAGAAGGAGAGGCGCTCCTTCCAGCTGAGCATGTGTGAG TATCTCATTAAGGTGAAcgagataaaaacaaagagaggagTCGACCTGCTGCAGAACCTCATTAAGCACTACCACAGTCAAAACAA TTTCTTGCAGGAGTGTGTATCCACCACTCAGAGGCTGAAGCAGTACATCGAGGAGCTGAACATTGTGCTGAACATG GTGAAGCAGCgtcaggaggaggagaagaagcaGCTGTGCAACATCAGGGATCAGCTTAGGCCAGTCGTCCACACAGAGCAG GACTCGTTACCTAAGCAGGTGTACAGTATGCATCAACTTCTGGGAGATAAACAATACGGAACAGAGAGAACAGGATTCCTCTACAAGAAGAGCGACGG gttGAGAAAAATGTGGCAGAAGAGGAAATGTTCAGTTCACAACTGTTACCTGACTATTGCACATGCTACA ccAAATAAACCTCCGACCCGACTAAACCTGCTTACCTGTCAGGTGAAACCCAGCGTGGAGGACAAGAAATGCTTCGACCTTATCTCCC ATAATCGGACCTATCATTTCCTGGCTGAGGATGAAGCTGAGTGTGTTGC ATGGATCTCGGTACTCAGTAACAGTAAGCAGGAGGCTCTCAGCATGGCCCTGGACGGGGGCAGGCAGGGGGGCGGTGGGGGTGAAAACAGTGTGGAGGATCTGACCCGGGCCATCACTGATGACATCCGCAGAATGCCGGGAAACAACTACTGCTGTGACTGTGGCGCTCCAG AACCTGGATGGGTCTCAACAAATCTAGGCATCCTGACCTGTATCGAATGTTCAGGGATCCACAGGGAGATGGGCGTCCATGTGTCCAGGATCAAGTCTCTGAGCTTGGACAGCCTGGGAACCTCAGACCTACTA CTGGCCCGAAATGTTGGAAACTCTGGCTTTAATGACATATTGGAGGCAAATCTGATTAGTCCGTCACAGAAGCCCTCCCAGCACAGCCATAT GGGGGAGCGCAAGGATTTCATATTGTCAAAGTATCAGGACGTTCATTTTGTGAGGAGGTTCGGCAGTTCTTCTGCAGCGCTGCGACTGGGCCTGCAGGAGGCAACCAAGAGCTGTGACATCTACAGCCTGATCCAGCTGTACGCTCAGAGGGCGGAGCTAAGCCAGCCCTTGCACACCCACATACAG GAGAAAGGGGAGACAGCTCTGCATTTAGCCGTTCTGTTTGCTGACAGGACATCGCTGCACATCCTGGATTTTCTGGCCCAGAACTG tTCCAATGTGGATGTACAAACATCAGCAGGAAACACTGCGCTGCACTACAGCTGCCTGCATAACAAGAGTGACTgtgtgaagctgctgctgagagCCCGAGCAAACATACACATCA AGAATGAGTTGGGAGAAACTGCTCTGGATGTGAGCCGCCGACTGAAGCACAGTGAATGTGAGGCGCTG ctgcagcaggccCAGTCCAACCAGTTTAACCATCACGTCCATGTGGAGTATGAGTGGAGGCTTCGTCATGATGATCTGTACGACAGTGATGACGACTTTGATGACAGG AATGGTCCAGTAAAGAAGGAGcgctcctcatcttcatcatcctcaGTCTTCACCCCGTcgttctccttctcctcccgTCCTTTCAGCTTCAGTCAgtcctccacctccaccacctcctcctgctCCGTTGCCGCCCCGTCCTCCGGAGGACCAGGAGCCGGCCTCCTCAGCGTGGGGAGGAGGCTGGCCATGGCCATGGATCTGCACAGCCGACCAACTGGCTCGGCCCCCAGCCCTCCACCTCCGCCTCCGTCCTCCCCCGCTCCTCCACTGCCGCcccgggtcaaag CCCCTTGTATTCCCCCTCCTCCGCCTCCGGCTGGGGGTGATGGAGtgagggatgaagaggaggaagaggcggaGGTTTTCTTCCCCACGTCAGGAAACAGAAAGACAACACCTCCCCCTCCCATCGCTGCCCGGCACAAGAGGACCTGCTCTGAGTCTAATAAGCAGG aTCATGGGTTGCCATCCAGTCCCAGGATTTACAGTGGTCCAGACTCCTCCTTCAAGAAGTGTGT TCCATCTTCTCCTCTCAGCTCGCTGACGGAACGACCAGACAGAG GTTTTCGACGGACAGAAAGTGAAGGTAGCGCCTCGCATTTCCTGTACCCGGCCAGTAAAGCGCCTCCGAATGGATCTCCAATCAGCCAGCGCTCTCAGAGCTTTGAGAGCGACGGCAGAGGCCCCACCCCTCTGCCGCTTCCTCGCAGATCACTG CCTCGTGGATCAGCCAGTCGGCGGGCTCAGGCTCTGTATGACTGCCAAGCAGACCACCATGATGAACTGAGTTTCTCCGAGGGTCAGGTGTTGGTGGTTCTTGGGCAGGAGGACAGCGAATGGTGG CATGGCTATATAGAAGATGAACCAGACCAAAGAGGTTTGTTTCCAGCCTCTTTCGTccagctgctctctgattgA